A genomic segment from Halorubrum depositum encodes:
- a CDS encoding arsenate-mycothiol transferase ArsC has protein sequence MSQHNGQPDRRVAFVCVQNAGRSQMAAAFAERERDRREAGDRIGIVTGGTRPADRVHDVVVEAMGERDMDLGDRTPREVTPEELGAVDLVVTMGCSASDVCPATWNGENRDWGLDDPHERPIEEVREIRDEIERRVVALFDELLSETASAG, from the coding sequence GTGTCCCAACACAACGGGCAGCCGGACCGCCGAGTCGCGTTCGTCTGCGTCCAGAACGCGGGACGGAGCCAGATGGCGGCGGCGTTCGCGGAGCGCGAGCGCGACCGCCGCGAGGCGGGCGATCGGATCGGGATCGTCACCGGCGGGACGCGGCCCGCCGACCGCGTCCACGACGTCGTCGTCGAGGCGATGGGCGAGCGAGATATGGACCTCGGTGACCGAACGCCGCGGGAGGTGACCCCGGAAGAGCTGGGGGCAGTGGACCTGGTCGTCACGATGGGCTGTTCGGCGTCGGACGTCTGCCCGGCGACGTGGAACGGCGAGAACCGCGACTGGGGGCTCGACGACCCTCACGAGCGTCCGATCGAGGAGGTCCGCGAGATCCGCGACGAGATCGAGAGGCGGGTCGTCGCGCTGTTCGACGAGCTCCTGTCGGAGACCGCGTCCGCGGGGTGA
- a CDS encoding halo transducer protein yields the protein MREESAGDDSTDLDGVSVERAADIVGDEEGEPGELRETLAIVACDGVVRRAAVDDAVADASLVVTTAETRAELAAGKLEGAREAAAPVSDLELVAARVDDFDARLDAVEDRAADLGRAVQEVLAMKEDGDLYEIARRVRRVTNAASEVQRAADDLQFELDSFEEWLADADRRVEELAADVDMLAESVDELDGISEALAGENAAETPASDDADPGGEAARTWAAAGVRHRVASLMIADLRSELAALQTWAERECGTPPSHVGARLDEVQARHEAVGEQLTERAEPEWTARFGDRLAAVEEALGAMEPPVAWGDVEAVVEERGPAVE from the coding sequence ATGCGAGAGGAGTCGGCCGGCGACGATTCGACGGATCTCGACGGAGTGTCGGTCGAACGGGCGGCAGACATCGTCGGCGACGAGGAGGGAGAACCCGGCGAGCTCCGAGAGACGCTCGCGATCGTCGCTTGCGACGGGGTCGTCCGGCGGGCGGCCGTCGACGACGCGGTCGCGGACGCGTCGCTGGTGGTGACGACGGCCGAGACGCGGGCGGAGCTCGCGGCCGGAAAGCTGGAGGGAGCGCGGGAGGCCGCCGCTCCGGTTTCGGATCTGGAGCTCGTGGCGGCGCGCGTCGACGACTTCGACGCGCGTCTCGACGCCGTCGAGGACCGAGCGGCCGACCTCGGTCGCGCCGTTCAGGAGGTGCTCGCTATGAAGGAGGACGGCGATCTCTACGAGATCGCGCGACGGGTCAGGCGGGTCACGAACGCCGCGTCCGAAGTCCAACGCGCCGCTGACGACCTCCAGTTCGAGCTCGACTCGTTCGAGGAGTGGCTCGCCGACGCCGATCGACGCGTCGAGGAACTCGCCGCCGACGTCGACATGCTCGCGGAGTCGGTGGACGAGCTCGACGGGATCTCCGAGGCGCTCGCCGGCGAGAACGCCGCCGAAACACCCGCCAGCGACGACGCCGATCCGGGGGGCGAGGCGGCACGGACTTGGGCCGCGGCGGGGGTTCGCCACCGGGTCGCGTCGTTGATGATCGCGGACCTCCGATCGGAACTGGCGGCGCTTCAGACCTGGGCCGAGCGCGAATGCGGGACGCCGCCGTCGCACGTCGGGGCCCGGCTCGACGAGGTTCAGGCCAGACACGAGGCAGTCGGAGAACAGCTCACCGAACGTGCCGAACCGGAGTGGACCGCGCGGTTCGGAGATCGGTTGGCCGCGGTCGAGGAGGCGCTCGGCGCGATGGAGCCGCCGGTCGCGTGGGGTGATGTGGAAGCCGTCGTCGAGGAACGCGGCCCCGCGGTCGAGTAG
- a CDS encoding AbrB/MazE/SpoVT family DNA-binding domain-containing protein, producing METRKLQEVGGGTFTVSIPKGWATSHGFEVGMELRLYTHRDGSILVRSSDADVDRLDDATIDIDTDGPEAVERAVRTAHAVGFETIRLRRSVAFSDAEREAVRSAVRGLVGTSVLSESGGEITVRHLLDPSSASVRQSVAQLQYVVVSLLRDATEAFVDAADTHARIRDRADEARRSAGMVTRHFSRSLVSHAELDALDVSRPELFAYHAIARRLQTAADQAVRIADIGEKLSEPLAEDAAADVRAAADGVACAVDDAATAVVDGDVTMARRARVRCDDALESIEAIERRLYDGSVSESVPTAVALSTALAHLQRSADCGRSMADTAATTAIRAQCLDI from the coding sequence ATGGAGACCAGAAAGTTGCAGGAGGTCGGCGGCGGCACGTTCACCGTCTCGATCCCGAAGGGATGGGCGACGAGTCACGGTTTCGAGGTCGGCATGGAGCTGCGGCTGTACACCCACCGCGACGGGTCGATCCTCGTCCGGTCCTCGGACGCCGACGTCGACCGTCTGGATGACGCAACGATCGATATCGACACCGACGGTCCGGAGGCCGTCGAGCGCGCGGTTCGGACGGCTCACGCGGTCGGCTTCGAGACGATACGGCTGCGTCGGTCGGTCGCCTTCTCCGACGCGGAGCGCGAGGCCGTCCGGTCCGCGGTTCGGGGGTTGGTCGGGACGAGCGTCCTCAGTGAGTCGGGCGGGGAAATCACCGTCAGACACCTCCTGGACCCCTCGTCCGCCTCCGTCCGCCAGTCGGTCGCACAGCTCCAGTACGTGGTCGTCTCGCTCCTCCGCGACGCGACCGAGGCGTTCGTCGACGCCGCGGACACACACGCGAGGATCCGTGACCGGGCCGACGAGGCGCGTCGATCCGCGGGGATGGTCACGCGGCACTTCTCGCGGTCGCTGGTGTCGCACGCCGAGCTCGACGCGCTGGACGTCTCTCGGCCCGAACTGTTCGCCTACCACGCGATCGCCCGCCGTCTCCAAACCGCCGCCGATCAGGCCGTTCGGATCGCGGATATCGGCGAGAAACTGTCCGAGCCGCTCGCGGAAGATGCGGCCGCGGACGTGCGTGCCGCGGCCGACGGCGTCGCGTGCGCCGTCGACGACGCGGCGACCGCCGTCGTCGACGGCGACGTGACGATGGCGCGGCGGGCCAGAGTGCGGTGCGACGACGCCCTCGAGAGCATCGAGGCGATCGAACGACGCCTGTACGACGGCTCGGTTTCGGAGTCGGTGCCCACGGCGGTCGCGCTGTCCACCGCGCTCGCTCACCTGCAGCGGTCGGCCGACTGCGGCCGCTCCATGGCCGACACCGCGGCAACGACCGCGATCCGGGCCCAGTGTCTCGATATCTGA
- the phoU gene encoding phosphate signaling complex protein PhoU has translation MIAVPREEYRESLDQLRADVEAMAKSVLGQLLRALDALEDDNLAAAREVIEGDDPINQRYLELEADCIDLIALQQPVASDLRFVAASFKILTDLERIGDLATNLARYALAGSSEITAEGRIREIGEIAYSQVRRAVDAYVDADTEACRAIADRDDELDAACQNASEAVVRELIAGEPDRWEIEQLLDDVSRLLLTVRDLERVGDHAVNVAGRTLYMADGDPELIY, from the coding sequence GTGATCGCCGTGCCCCGAGAAGAGTACCGCGAGTCGCTGGACCAGCTCCGGGCCGACGTCGAGGCGATGGCGAAGAGCGTACTCGGACAGCTCCTGCGGGCGCTCGACGCGCTCGAAGACGACAATCTCGCGGCGGCTAGGGAGGTGATCGAGGGCGACGACCCCATCAACCAGCGGTACCTCGAGCTCGAAGCCGACTGCATCGACCTGATCGCGCTCCAACAGCCCGTCGCCTCGGACCTCCGCTTCGTCGCCGCGTCGTTCAAGATCCTCACCGATCTGGAGCGGATCGGTGACCTCGCGACGAACCTCGCCCGGTACGCCCTCGCCGGCAGCTCGGAGATCACCGCTGAAGGCCGGATTCGAGAGATCGGCGAGATCGCTTACAGTCAGGTCCGACGGGCCGTCGACGCTTACGTCGACGCCGACACCGAGGCGTGTCGAGCGATCGCCGACCGCGACGACGAGCTCGACGCGGCCTGTCAGAACGCCAGCGAGGCCGTCGTGCGCGAGCTGATCGCCGGCGAGCCCGACCGCTGGGAGATCGAACAACTCCTTGACGACGTGTCGCGGCTGCTGCTCACGGTCCGCGACCTGGAACGGGTCGGCGATCACGCCGTCAACGTCGCCGGGCGCACGCTGTACATGGCCGACGGCGACCCCGAGCTGATCTACTGA
- the pstB gene encoding phosphate ABC transporter ATP-binding protein PstB — MSQTDTAESTANRTDSQGISTTAGETVEETRPEWTNYEAGGRTKLAVEDLDVYYGDDHALNGVSMDIPEQSVTALIGPSGCGKSTFLRCLNRMNDRIRAADVDGTVELDGEDVYQDGVDLVELRKRVGMVFQSPNPFPKSIRENVSYGPRKHGDIETGLLARLTGRAEPDREEALVERSLERAALWDEVSDRLDDNALGLSGGQQQRLCIARCLAVDPEVILMDEPASALDPIATSKIEDLIEDLAQDYTVVVVTHSMQQAARVSDQTAVFLTGGELVEYDDTEKVFENPESQRVEDYISGKFG, encoded by the coding sequence ATGAGTCAGACCGACACCGCAGAGAGTACGGCGAACCGCACGGACAGCCAGGGGATCTCCACGACCGCCGGCGAGACCGTCGAGGAGACGCGTCCGGAGTGGACGAACTACGAGGCCGGCGGCCGGACGAAACTCGCCGTCGAGGATCTCGATGTCTACTACGGAGACGACCACGCGCTGAATGGCGTCTCGATGGACATCCCCGAGCAGAGCGTGACGGCGCTCATCGGCCCGTCCGGCTGCGGGAAGTCGACGTTCCTCCGGTGTCTCAATCGGATGAACGACCGCATCCGCGCCGCCGACGTCGACGGGACGGTCGAGCTCGACGGCGAGGACGTCTATCAGGACGGCGTCGATCTCGTCGAGCTGCGCAAGCGGGTCGGGATGGTGTTCCAGAGTCCCAACCCCTTCCCCAAGTCGATCCGCGAGAACGTCTCGTACGGCCCGCGGAAACACGGTGACATCGAGACGGGACTGCTCGCTCGGCTGACCGGCCGCGCGGAGCCCGACCGCGAGGAGGCGCTCGTCGAGCGGTCCCTCGAACGGGCCGCGCTGTGGGATGAGGTGAGCGACCGGCTCGACGACAACGCGCTCGGGCTGTCCGGCGGTCAGCAACAGCGCCTCTGTATCGCCCGGTGTCTGGCCGTCGACCCGGAGGTCATCCTCATGGACGAGCCGGCTTCAGCCCTTGATCCGATCGCCACCTCGAAGATCGAGGACCTCATCGAGGACCTCGCGCAGGACTACACGGTCGTCGTCGTCACTCACAGCATGCAACAGGCCGCCCGGGTCTCCGACCAGACCGCCGTCTTCCTGACCGGGGGCGAGCTCGTCGAGTACGACGACACGGAGAAGGTCTTCGAGAATCCCGAGAGCCAGCGCGTCGAGGATTACATCAGCGGGAAGTTCGGGTGA
- the pstA gene encoding phosphate ABC transporter permease PstA — protein sequence MSRATQSVLVRDDRTLYEAVAGAAVGISGVAFVVGLAALLGLVAIDDPVTGVGLSVVFGAVLLALGAAVVGFGVASRFGYVDAAPQPGAGIVAATAFTGIWFAVGAIVSGAVGLGTGGRLVVGVALAGIAFAATALPREDVGSTAPAGAFACLCGLSLISGAIGPGWEQALVGYNATLFGDTVVPAVVLFASLVTGWSAAKAYGGFGARGRNVGAYVLIYLVVCSILAVLVGLVAFVTVRGLPGLFNGFGVGGAGLVSWPFLSNGAGLTAEIAGVFPALLGTVWLVIGAVLFAVPTGVGAAVFLSEYAEQGRFTGTVEVATNGLWSTPSIVFGLFGAAFLIPRFGNQKSLIAGMLTLGFMLLPLVLITSREAILAVPDEYRDASAALGVSKWQTIRSVVLPAAIPGVTTGVILGVGRIAGETAPILLTMGGGVLPAKSAAPNVLGGFQLSGSPPFVSNPALLEATSALPYQLYALITAGLSGNIQNPQEYAWGLALTLLLVVLVFYAIGIATRYYFRRKLHQ from the coding sequence ATGAGTCGCGCGACCCAGAGTGTGCTCGTCCGGGACGACCGCACGTTGTACGAAGCCGTCGCCGGAGCTGCGGTCGGGATCTCCGGAGTTGCGTTTGTGGTCGGCTTGGCGGCGCTTTTGGGCCTCGTCGCGATCGACGACCCCGTCACCGGCGTCGGGCTGTCGGTCGTGTTCGGCGCGGTGCTACTCGCGCTCGGAGCGGCAGTCGTTGGCTTCGGGGTCGCCTCACGATTCGGGTACGTTGACGCGGCACCCCAACCCGGCGCGGGGATCGTCGCCGCGACCGCGTTCACGGGGATCTGGTTCGCCGTGGGCGCGATCGTGTCGGGAGCGGTTGGGCTCGGAACGGGCGGCCGGCTCGTGGTCGGCGTAGCACTCGCCGGGATCGCGTTCGCGGCGACCGCGTTGCCACGCGAGGACGTCGGATCGACGGCGCCGGCGGGCGCCTTCGCCTGTCTCTGCGGGCTGTCGCTCATCAGCGGCGCCATCGGTCCCGGATGGGAGCAGGCGCTGGTCGGGTACAACGCGACGCTGTTCGGCGACACCGTCGTTCCCGCGGTCGTGTTGTTCGCCTCGCTCGTGACCGGCTGGAGCGCCGCGAAAGCGTACGGCGGGTTCGGCGCTCGCGGACGCAACGTCGGCGCGTACGTGCTCATCTACCTCGTCGTCTGCTCGATACTGGCGGTGCTCGTCGGGCTCGTCGCCTTCGTCACGGTGAGGGGACTCCCCGGCCTGTTCAACGGGTTCGGCGTCGGTGGAGCCGGACTCGTCAGCTGGCCGTTCCTGAGTAACGGCGCCGGCCTGACGGCCGAGATCGCAGGCGTGTTTCCCGCCCTCCTCGGGACGGTCTGGCTGGTCATCGGCGCCGTCCTCTTCGCCGTGCCGACCGGCGTCGGCGCCGCCGTGTTCCTCAGCGAGTACGCCGAACAGGGTCGGTTCACGGGGACGGTCGAGGTGGCGACCAACGGTCTCTGGAGCACGCCGAGCATCGTGTTCGGGCTGTTCGGTGCCGCCTTCCTGATCCCCCGCTTCGGCAACCAGAAATCGCTGATAGCCGGGATGTTGACGCTCGGATTCATGCTGTTGCCGCTGGTGTTGATCACGAGCCGGGAGGCGATACTGGCGGTGCCCGACGAGTACCGCGACGCCAGCGCGGCGCTCGGCGTCTCCAAGTGGCAGACGATCCGCAGCGTCGTCCTCCCCGCAGCGATTCCGGGGGTGACCACCGGCGTCATCCTCGGCGTCGGTCGTATCGCCGGCGAGACCGCCCCCATTCTGCTGACGATGGGCGGTGGCGTCCTCCCGGCGAAATCCGCTGCCCCAAACGTGTTGGGCGGGTTCCAGCTGAGCGGGTCGCCGCCGTTCGTCAGCAATCCCGCGTTGTTGGAGGCGACGAGTGCGCTGCCGTATCAGTTGTACGCGCTCATCACGGCTGGCCTGAGCGGGAACATCCAGAACCCACAGGAGTACGCGTGGGGACTGGCACTGACGCTGCTACTCGTCGTGTTGGTCTTCTACGCGATCGGTATCGCGACGCGCTACTACTTCAGACGGAAACTTCACCAATGA